TTGAACCCCCCCTGGATGTCCGTACCCAGATTGTCTCCCACCATGATACAGTCCTGGGGCTGGACACCCAATTGGCGAAAGCAGTATGTGAAGATAGAGACTGCTGGCTTCTCCTCGGGATGTTCCCCTCCCACAACCACTGCACTGAAGAGCTCTGCCGCCGACCCAATAGCTTGAACCTTCTCGCGTTGAGTCTGCGACTCTCCGTTGGTTAGCAGAAGCAACCGGTGTGTTCTCCTGAGTTCTTCCAACATGGTGCGCACGGCAGGGGCGAAGGTCAGCAGCTGAAGACGCGTACATTTCCATATGCGGTAGCACTCTGCAGCGACTGCTATACCTCGATCGACTCCTTCCGACTCTCGAATAGCTTGTTGCCAGTGATCAACACGGACATCATCAATAGTTCTCCCACTTGATGGATCGTACGATTCGTGGAGGAGTTTGTGAGCAAATCTTTGGCAGATATCACTGATGCTGTCCTCGTGACCCAGTGCTGTTTTCAAGAAGTCACAGACCTAAACAAGCAGAGGGAATGGTAACCTTATTATGACATCAGTCATCTGGTTCTGTTTAGGCTATTGCATTACATGTGACTAGTTAAATTGGAGAACTGTAAAAGACAAACTGGCCATCCTAGGTTAATATGTCCTTTAGGAGGATACatatttaggctactaaacCTCTAACGTTAGTTATTACCATTTTAGGCACGTGGTTAATAATTTGCATGAGAAGACAGATCAAGCCAGGTCTCTTCCTTCACCGTCCCAAAATCGTTTTTTAAAACGTTTGACCGCGTAAAAatgtatgtataaatgtatgcaAGAGGCGAGATGTAATTCAAATGACTATGTAGCCTCCCAAAGCTGTCAAATAAATGGCAAATGAAgctgaaagacagaaagttgcgCTCCAATACACCATTTCTAAAACAACAGAGCCTACAGTATCGGGAAACTGTTATTGTTAATAAAGTTAATGTTAGCACAACATACCTTTTGGATGGCAACACGTCCTGCTCCTGCCGTATCAATCAGTGTATTATCCAAATCAAACAAAATAACTTTGACACGACTTTTATCCATGTTGTTTGAGAGACGGTTTTCATTCATTGAAGAACCCTTTGATACGGATGTTGTTCCAAAGAAACACGTGAAAGAAATTCAGTGGGGCATTctgggtaatgcagttttgtAAAACTAGACTACGTCATATTGCAGCAACtaaattaggcctacagtatattttATCATCTGTAAGATTATTATTGTTTGTAATTTTAAAACAACTTTTAAAAAACAACTTTTAAAAAACAGTATAAATATAGGATGGAtaaaaataaacttaaacatgGAGCAcagaaaaatgtttatttttttttccggtTGTGTAAAATAGGTGGAAAGGTGTTGGACATCTCATATCAATTCAAAGTGTCAAAGACTTCATCATCTTATCAGATTAGTCTTCTAAAGCAGGGAAGGAGAGGCAGGCTAGGGGGCAATAGGCATGACATGCTTTAACAATGCCTCTCCATTCCTGCTTTTCCAGAATTTTCATCATCCTCCTCTCATGGCTCAGGATGCACCTCCAACTGTCCAATGTCCAATATTGTGTTTATCAATtaatgatttttattttaaaggGGCCTTTTGTGCCTGGCATGTGTGTAgccgtaaagcaatttgttacattgCGAGACTGCGAGACTCTCTGACGGCCCGTCAGACCAAAGTTGCAAGGATGTTTTTTtagctcacaggcgctagggggaagcgagacggccaccattcaacccccaaaaaagtcatataaccattccaatgactgaAGCTGTtcagttaaggtaaattaagctaaaaaacacTGCATAGTTCCGCTTTAAATTCTTCATCAGCTCTCAGCTTAATGAGGACCACAGACCAATCCGATGGCTGAACGTCTAGCCAACATCAGGCCggttgtgtctatgtgtgtatgtgtgcgtttgaaagatagatagatagatagatagatagatagatagatagatatactttattgatccctaggggaaattcaaggtcacagtagcatacagacaacacacacacacattcaataacagcagaaaaagtaattaaaagtatataatataaaaaaacacaactaagcaataaggactgtagaagataaataatatactaaatatacaaaatacaaattatactaaataaaacttaatcaaaatcaattctaaaaaacagtatccacatagtgggtaaataatcaatcaggtgtgcttgcaatgactgaagcagggactgagcctgtggttctcagtgcgtaaggtaaggtgctctgtgtgaatgagtgtcatggtggtgcAAATTAGTAAGTCaatcagtgcaacagtgcaagaataaagtctatatataaataactatattaagaaaggtatgtggcatggagggaggggttgtgcatatgtgctaatacagcacgcaaacagtgaggcagaagacaaatgtaaagtgactagtggacagacagttcaagacattgAAGGTGGTGaaaaggcagacagactatgcggagaagtctatttctcctcttcccttaagtgatgcattaaacagttcaatggccctggggatgaatggcttcctctgtctgtctgttgtgcaaggcagtgagcgaagtctccagctgatcaggctcttcttcTGATCatatgtgtctgagtgtgtatctgtgagagtgcttatgtgtgtgtgtgtgtgtacctgtgcttgtgtctgtgtgtatgtgtatgcttacagtgtgtgtgtgtgtgtgtgtgtctgtgtgtgtgcatgtgtatgtgtgtgtgagcgcatgtgtgtgtgtgagcgcatacaggtatgtgtgcgcgcgtgtgtgtgtgtgtgtgtgtgtgtgtgtgtgtgtgtacgtgtgtgtacgtgtgtacctgtacttgtctgtgtgtgtatgtgtatgcttatatatgtgtgtgtgcatgtgtgtgtgtgtgcatgtgtgtgtgtgagtgcatgtgtatgcttgtgtatgtatgtatgcgtgtgtgtgagcgcatgtgtgtgcgtatgtgtccctgtgtgtgtgtgtacctgtacttgtgtatgtgtgtatgtatgtgtgtgtgtgtgtgtgtgtgcatgtgtgtgtgtgagtgcatgtgtatgcttgtgtatgtatgtatgcgtgtgtgtgagcgcatgtgtgtgcgtatgtgtccctgtgtgtgtgtgtacctgtacttgtgtatgtgtgtatgtatgtgtgtgtgtgagtgcatgtgtatgcgtatgtgcaCATGCCCACATCAACAAGAGGTCCCTGTCCCTGGACCCTGCCCTCCACTGTGGATCATTCACATTCAACCCTTCCAACATCTACAATtttctcatctgtgtgtgtacatgtatgcttatgtatgtgtgtgtgcatttgtgtgtgtgtgagtgcatgtgtgtgtatttgtgtgtgtgtgagtgcatgtgtatgcgtatgtgcaCATGCCCACATCAACAAGAGGTGATCATAGTCCAATTATAAATTGCAAAGTGTCAGTTGTAGTGCCAAATGCATGTCAAATTTGTTCCATTCTACTTTTGTTTTGTAGATGCCAAATTgcagaatgaccatttttactCCATTTAAATAGGCTGAATGACTAATTTCAAGACCAAATACACTTGTGACACTATTTAGGATGAAACAGTTAGTTTGAAACATCCCTATAATCCAATAATTGATCAAGGCATgcaaccagagagggttaaagcggagtaatcaaggatctttgatgcAACTATATGAGAATGGCTTAAGAAATTAAGCCATTTTTTCAATGAGCTGCCAAAAATTTGTCCAGGACAGTATCACATATTTCACTTAAATTTATGAAACATGGGTTCAAAAGCAAAATGTTTAAATTTGTGTTATACATAGTGATAGTAGGCTATACTTTGTTTTAAACAGAAATATCACTTCTTCATTCTTTACttctttctttattctttttcGCTGGCCTTTGAGCCATTCTTCATATCGCTGTCATCACTGTTGTCTATGTGATCATGCTTTCTCTTCTGTCCAGTCCTGCTGttctgcccctgtgtgtgtcttgtcctCCCTGAAATCACTACTGCCTCATCTCAtatttagcccccccccccactctctctctctctctctctctctctctctctctctctctctctcacacacacacacacacacacacaaacactccttgTCTGTCACCCTCCACGAGGCTCGGACTgataatctgtacaaccgggcatttgcccggtgggccggtccatatgtgggccggtgacctccgggattttttttaaagttatttagcctatttgcggcccgtcatgtaggcctagtcctagcctataaatgcattTGGCttgggggtgacaggtcaatcattttggcctcttcattacaggttcagtgtgtgttacgatcgcgcccccctgccccacccctcaagtggatttgtccaagcagccgctagttcgagtgcatggtagcctaggctgtataagtgccctccgctggctggtgttcacattattgcagtttaaccgtaaacagcaatcagtggtctagttttattcaataaatatattgtttttatagacgttagttgcacgcgctaTAAGAgctcatttactgcaccatgtactgtaggctactgtagtgcggttctgtcaacattttttttttttggggggggtcgtcggtccagaggtgggccggtccaggagaatattgccagggccgaattttgctcCCAGTCCGACCGTGCCCTCCACTGTGGATCATTCACATTCAACCCTTCCAACATCTACAATTTTCTCATTCAACCACTAGGGGGCATCCACGTATTACACACCATGTATATCTCCATCTACAGCTCTTACTGACACACTTTTCAAATGTTGCCATTCGAGTTCCTTGAAATAATTCTCATCTGCTCTAGATTAGAGTGAAAATTAACACAAACAGGTattttggatggttaaatgttTTTGGATAACAGACTATACACAGGCCTTGCACTAGAAGCATTTCAGCGGAAATCTGCGGAGGAGTTCCCTGACAGTATAGGGAagaagtagtatgtcatggaaAATGTTTGCAGCCTGTTCTTTTTGCACGAGGGCCGAGTGGAAAGACTGCTCTACCCAAATGTAACGTGACATTAGAGGAAACCACTGTGAAACATGGACCTCTCTCTGATCACTGGGGTTTGGGTTAGGCCTGGGATGGGCTCGTCCGCCTCCCTCCCACCCTAGTCCTGGACCCTGCCTTAGTTTTTCCAGCGTGCCTCTACTGTGAGAGCTATATGTAGCTCTATGGGGTTGAGACTGGGAGGCTTCTTTATTATTCACATTTGCAATGTTTTCCATGTCTTTGCAGTAAGATGTTTCTTTCCCATGGCCCGTGTCTACTTCCATTTCTGTACAATGTTATGACGACTAGTTCAGCAAACAGtacattatttatttgagtTTACTTAAGACATGAGTGGGAATTGATATTTACAAACTTCATAATTGTGTTGCAACATGTAACCTGGTGAAGAGTcatatgcagtagcctgaaagttgtgggttcatttcctggcttccaccattgtgcccttgagcaaggcaattaaccccgagttgctccgAGGATAATGGCCTTTGTATTATAATTGACATaaataagttgctttggataacagCGTttgttaaatgaataaatgtaatgtaaacaaGAAACAATTAATACGTTTCCAGCCTTCCTTGACTGTTAATGGGGTTAATGTCAGCTCTGGATGAATGGGTACCTGGTCTTCCCATCAAACCTTTACTGACTCATTCATCATCCTGTTTGTACATTGGTTTCATACTGTTCCCATACCATCATCCCATACACGGCTTACTAACCAGCAAAGTATGCTGGAATACAAAAGCAATAACCACAGATTCACAGATTTGGCATCTTTACAGATCCATGAAGACTGTTAAGATGTTTCATCCTGTTAATGCGTGTCGTGACTTTTAATGATACAACATGGATGCCGTGTGAACCATCTCTCAAGTAATGCTGTTCTTCCTGCTCTATATTTCTGTCCCACTTCCTGTCTATGTTTCTGTCCCACCCAGAGTCCTGTCTCCTCCCTTTCTAGGAACACACCTGAAAAATCACTGTTGTGACTGTCAGGGCTGGCATTTTCACATTTTGAAGTTCATTTTCTTAATTAAACCAAATACAAATGTACACTTGGATGATCCcatatcatttttgttttgctttgttcaCCAGACCTGCAAGTCTTCTCATCTCAGGAAGCTTATATTCATTATATGACACTGTAGTTCCTGGAATGCCATAAATCTCATCTAGCAAGAATTTTGCTCAGAAATGTATCAATGTGTCACTCGTATCAGTCTGTCATATGATgacacatttattttatatgcaAGGAGCTAGTTAACACCAACCATGTACTAATTCAGTTCAACTGTTTCCTGTACAGCTTCTAACAGACCCCACTTTGCTGGGGAATCCACACAGAACATTTTGTACACTTGCTTGTTGTGCCTGCCCGTATGTGGCAGGTTTGCTAGGTTTTTCTTCTCGTTACCACTCAGAACTGATTGGCACATGAAAGCTCAAAGACAACACTCCTAAAACAAAATGTGTTGTTCTTATCTGGACACagaaatgtgttaaaaaaaacagtgcaagttgttatttttaacacatattgtgtaacaaataaaaaaaaaggaaacaacacaaactgtgttatccctatctggacacagagataagttaaaaacaacgcaagttgtgttgttttcaacacattcgttttaagagtgaagTGTGTCATGCCAAGGAAGTGCTCCAGTGTTATTACATCCGATGCCTTGCACTGCTCAGCTCTCTTTCATTATGTAAGCTGTGCTCGGTCTTTCTCGCGTGCTATCACACCTGGCCAGGTGCCAAGAGTTCACACGCAAAAATGTTGTCAACACAGAGTAGTCTCATACCGTGCACCGTCAGGGCAGATTGCAGATTTATTTCTCACACATGGCAACGCTGCCCATTGCATGCCAGGCCCTGTAAGCAATTCCATGAATGTCATCTGCCTCTCTAGAAAATCTGGGGAAGTTGTTTCTGTAAACGAGGAATTGATATGAGAGCAGTAACTATACTTAGAGCTAACACAAACAACAAGTACTCCCAAATAGGGGTGCATTCTTCAGATAAATGTAGTTCGAACTACATTTAAAAAAGGAATTGTGCCTAAAATTACCACTGTGTCTTTACAATGTATACACAAAAACCTCCAACTCCAGGCTATAGGTTAGACCAACCAGCTCTGAATGAGTTCTGTTTGTTTCTTCCATTAGATTTTGACTGCATATAGGTTAGACAGACACCACTTCTGCTGCCTTTATCTCTGTGGGTGGTCAGGGCAGAGCACTCACACGCTATCTCTGCTTTTGgtacaccacgcacacacacatacacacaccacaaactccTCCGATCCACTGACCTATGATGTCCCAAAAATAACACCTGTGCAGTCATGCAGGGAACCATGAAGAACAcctgataaaaaaaatctgaaaaccGTTCATCCCTTTACTCCTCCTCAACAGATGGGCACTTGTGCTACTTCTACAAAGTCAGCCTAAGCAGACGAGCACTAAAGGAGTAAACTGTGCCTTTTTTTCGGGCCTTGTTTGTTTTTCCGTGTCAGCGTGAGACACAAACTGCACTGAAGCCGGGCCAAGAATAAGACGATTGCATGCGAGGCGAAACCATCGGCGGTTTGCTGTAAACCAGCAGTCGCGTGGAATGGGGCAATCATGGTGGGAGCATCTGAGTGCagtagccttttttttttttttctcacctcACTGTCTCCACTGTTCCTTTTGTGAATCCAAAATGGgtaataatcataataacatGGTAATATGAGCTCATGTTGTGAGAGCATTTCTCCTCTTCATTGCCCTTCCACACTGGCACAAGGACCATTTATGTGACATGCCTGCACCTACTCCAGATTGTATCAGAGTGCTGAGAATGTATAGGATAAGGCATATAGAAAGGCTGCGGGAGCGATCCAGGGTACATATAGGCCCATGTGTCTGCCTGACTGGCACTgtgcacgtacgcacacaaacaaaaaacatttatcTCAGGAGGAATGTCCAACCATGCGTTATGTAATGGCTGATAAACTGATAGCCAACAACCGAAGGAACAAACTATAAAAGAAAAACCTATACCTTGACAGACACGAATGGGATGTTGATGGTAGATGTTACCATTCATCATAAGATGCCACAGGTGCCATGCATACATCAGTTCATCTGGTGTTGGTGCATTGAACAATTCAGATGTTACACTGCACAGTAACCTGCTTTTATCTGAGAGGAATTTCTCCCTTGTGGTAACATTTCCATAGTTAAATACCAATGTTTATAGaacctttcaacaataaaaacaaaaacaatgcttgaacgttctatttgggccccaatctacttcctctgcattaagataacatatggaatgttaaaactgaagtcttgtggggccaactatgatgctgataatggaactctcttgaaagggtccatagaagcAGCGCAAACATTCTCACTGGCCAAACAGAAGCCGAGTCATCTCCATTGACAAAACCTCTGTCACTTCCTTATTAGAGTGAAGTGTGCTGCCTGATCATTTTCATCCAGTGATTAAGCTGTTGGGAAGCACTTCCTAAGGGTATGCAATTACTCTTGGGTGTGTTGTCAAGTGGCTTACGTCCAAGGCATTAATTGTGTCCTGACTCACCAGTAAACTATTGACTCCCTTCATGAGGCCTAAATCTCTGAAAGCCTTGGGAGCATGTAGTGTGACGGTTCATAAAGAAAGTGggaaaggggggtggggtgggggggtatcaTAAAATGATGTCAGTGTTTATGAGAAGTGTCAAGTCTAAGAGAATGAGTATGAGTGGACGCACGTTCAGACAAGCAGGCCCATGGGCTCATACACTCAACGCTCAGATAACATGACAGCTCAACTAATACAAATAAGGAAGCAAACTGTGTTGGTTGTGAGAGCATTTTCCCACAAATATCTGTGTAAAGATAAGTAGTTTAAGTAGATTTGTCTCTCCCTGACATAAAGACAAAAAAGGCCAGCTGTGTAGGTGGTATATCAGTGTAATTCACCATGATTGACTCAAGACACCTTCCCTGACTCAGATCTACAGATTTAGGGATGTAGGAGGAGAGGGTGGGGCGGAAGAGGTTAAAAATGGAGGACACCATGTCCACCCAGAAAAAGAGTAAAATTTTGTCCTCTACACTGACGTTGACTCCCACTGTCAGATGGAAAAGTCCTTTCCTTTCCTTaattagagaaggagagaggaagatgatCTGTGGCCGTGCCCGCCTTGCCTTGCTTGGGTGCTTGCCTGAAGAGATCTCCAGATTGCCTGGAGGGTTCAGGAGTCAGGAAGCAGACGCGACGGCACGGGGAtgggctgctgctgttgctgtcagCCAGTTCCTGGGCAGCCAGTCGTCTCCACTCTGGGTTGCCAGTCTGTCCTCctttcccttctcttcctcctccttcctcttcctcctccttcctcttcctcctccttcctcctcctctttttccttCTGCTTACATGTAGACAGCTAGGAATCTGCACAAGCAGAAATGGGAGACACTGCAGTTGTTTTCTGTATGATCCGACATGACACATAACCCACGGAACATCTATAATCACTGACACTTAACCATTCAGCTCTCAGTATTATAATATGCAAACTGATATTGGCTGATGAGAATATCATATAACCACATTATGTCTGTTCGGTGAGTGAATACAATCAGTCAGATGAAGATCTAGGAATATTCCTTTTTAACCTCACAAAGGCTTTGCTTGTGTTGTGGTATAAATTGAGAGAACGAAAgaatgggggaaggggggggggggggtggagaaagGAGCCTTATTCATCTTTATCTGACCAAAGCACATTCCGCAAGACCCCCTATAAACCCACTGGACCATTCCAGGACCAAGAAGGGCCCCTTGACATCGATAATAGCTGACGAAAGACTGACCCCGGGCCCCTTCCAGAGGGCAGCTACTCCCTTATCACACCTGGTTGATGGGAACGTGACTTTTGAACCTGCCAGACCATTGTCAAGGGAACCTTTGTTGTCACAGTGACTTGGCAACACAGCGTTGGAACAATGGcacctttttttttgcaaagaCTTTTCATCTCTTCTTACCTCATTTTGGAATTATTGGTTGTCCTTTAGGGGAATTACACCTGTGACAGCCTACCTGGCTGATGGGACGTGAAGACTAcaggtgtgtgttcatatgtgcatGACTTAAACATTTTTAGGGGTTTTGTGGTCAACAACGACAAaactacacacatgcatattagTCACTTCGTCATTTGCCTTACTTCCTCTTGTTGTCATCTTGTGAAGAAGAGAAAACTGCTGTTATGATAAACACAATTCTGCAAATCAGTTCAACAAACCCTTCTACTCTGTCATTTACTACGTTCAGTGTCAAGTTGATTCACTGCAACCTAACTTCTCCGGAAACTGCCTTGCTTTcaaaaaagacagacagggaCACAAAATGAATGAGTTCCATTTATTCCATGCGCTTCAGGAGTGGTTTTATGAATGGCACAAATGTACCCTACACTCAGAGACAGGTAATGTTTCATAACATGTCCTGAGGGGTAGTTCAGAAAGCAGGGCAAGTTAGATGGATGGGAACAATGACTAAAACCTGAAACAGCACTTTTCTCGTCTTTGACATTTGAGGTGTGTCCAGCACAGACATGCATTAAACACAGAAGACTTGTTTTATGACATAGCCATGGGAGGCTtctgcacactgtttaaagacATCCTTTTCCTAACCCTAAGAGTCTACACTCAACTGCCCCACATTTCCACTGCACTGACATAAGGCAGGTATTATTTTTTTGCCAGAAGCGAACATAACATAGAACATCCTAAAATTCATGTTGATATCATATGGCGGTTAAAATAAGTAATAAGCACACTTGTCTGTCCCCATAAGTTTCATAAGTTCTCCTCTAGAAACACAAGAATGAAAGACCTTTTACAGCACAAAAATAAGACTGCAGAAATCAGCATCATCTAGCAAACAAGCTAGCATTGAATAGTACcaacagtggtgtttttgttttgaacgGTAAGTTCCAACTCCTTCCATTTGATACCAGATTAACACTTCAAAGGTGCAATGCAACTAAAGGAAAAACTGGATTGCTCTGTATTGAGTGAACTGTGTATTGTTCCTATGCCATGACTACAAAACAGGGAACTTCCCACTTAGTGGAACAAGTTTTTGCGCTGAACTGAATGAAACCAACATAGGATCAGAGAGATGTAGCCTCCTGTTCCAATGCCCTCATTCAGCATGTGCAAATGTGCCATGGAGGGGCGGTGCCAGCCAGCCAATCAGGGTCAGCCATTTTGAAGTCATTCAAAAGATACGAGTTCATGACATCACCCTCTACCAATCACCGCTGTCAGAccatgacatacagtatgtgtgtttcagtggACTTGTCCTGAAGGGCCTGTTTCCATTAGTCATGGTTGCCGGGGGTGACTAATTTCATTTTCAAGAGCTCATGCTTACAGGTATCCAGGTGAGCTGCTGGAAGCTGGTGAATAAAATTGAGGTACTGGTGCATTACTCAAGCCCGGTCAGGAGTACACGGCATGGAAAAAACGGTTCATCCAGTGCCCAGTACACAATTAGGTTACACACCGTCATGCTTCAGTTACTGAGGCCTGGGGCAGTCATTTCGTCGACATCACCACAGCCCAAAAATTCAACTTTGTGGTTTAGAAACACACTACgaatgtttgatttttttttaggcAGATAGACATACAGCACATGTGTGGTTCAGGACAAAGGAAAGGGAAGGGTTGTTCAGGGAGCAGGGGAAATGGCTTACAACAGCCTGTCAGCTTTGTTTAACCTGTTTTCAACCTACAATGAACATGAAAATGCCAATTACACACATCAAGGAAACAATGTCTCTTCTTACTGTTGTTCTGCTTAAACAAGGCCCTGTAACAAAAGGCTGCACTAAATTACTCTCTGGGTGAAGCAACATACGTTAAACTGTAAAATGTCAATTAAAAAAGTCCCATGATACAACTTCATGTAGATCTAAACAGTATGTGATTACTGAAAACCCACAAAATGTTATATTCACTTATTCACTCACTGAACTTTGCCTTCACTTTCTATAGTAAAATAACTCATAGAAACAGCAGTAAAAAATACAATCCTCCTGTTTCAAAAGGCCTTATGGTGAGCAAGAACATGCATCCCAGCTCAGGTTTgattaattcttttttttttaatttaatttatttctcAATTTAAATTATAAGAAACTCTTAAACCCCCTGAAATTATGGAGATacatttgtctcaataatatttgtatatgcgcatagggggatccacaaatatttattgatttgcatgtgtgttttgatatctacaaataaaaaaatcatatttgtaactcgtatattgatttttacaaatatagatgtgcatttgtacatttcattgtgaaatgtgattctgcatttatggatcaccagcacacgcattcttcgctttccaaagttacgtgtttttgagacgttctttacatgaaagtcacac
This genomic stretch from Alosa sapidissima isolate fAloSap1 chromosome 16, fAloSap1.pri, whole genome shotgun sequence harbors:
- the LOC121685037 gene encoding N-acylneuraminate-9-phosphatase produces the protein MNENRLSNNMDKSRVKVILFDLDNTLIDTAGAGRVAIQKVCDFLKTALGHEDSISDICQRFAHKLLHESYDPSSGRTIDDVRVDHWQQAIRESEGVDRGIAVAAECYRIWKCTRLQLLTFAPAVRTMLEELRRTHRLLLLTNGESQTQREKVQAIGSAAELFSAVVVGGEHPEEKPAVSIFTYCFRQLGVQPQDCIMVGDNLGTDIQGGFNAGVRATVWVNASGQVPSEGSTRPDYSISTVLDLPGVLADLK